In Rahnella aquatilis CIP 78.65 = ATCC 33071, one DNA window encodes the following:
- a CDS encoding leucine-rich repeat domain-containing protein, with translation MSTINVTIPDPALNELLHVACDVPLGTPLTSDDLASLSTLDASNSGITDLEGMQYCINLLNLNLSDNEIKDTTPLIGLTLLISLNLSENLNLLDEAVQKLSSLINIQNLILTQSMIQSVNFASNMTKLINLDASRCLDLIDLHGISYLPALAVLDLSDSKQITDISALSTLPNLVYLELTQCPFISNMEVLGKITSLTELIIIQCGETNISYLNTLSNLENLNFKDNFVSDISFVSNLHKLNYISFTNNKVSDLTPLKQLTLLETFIAPENLITTLSPILDLPLLTLCTISNNYLTDFGEIAYLISKSVSLHFEGNFFVSQVDQYAFNHFPEITFPSGKSQDNIFEIYLCTGLDTYTSSYFSGHSGFEYFTVQSTDSNIFVATGQAIFSDDKILYMNTEMTGISPGEAALQILYTTPNQTPVKLPFASGDYEFKVTIS, from the coding sequence ATGTCTACTATAAATGTAACAATCCCAGACCCAGCTTTGAATGAATTACTGCATGTTGCTTGTGACGTTCCTCTCGGTACACCACTCACTTCAGATGACCTAGCATCCTTGAGCACGCTTGATGCCAGCAATAGCGGCATCACTGATCTTGAGGGAATGCAATATTGTATTAATCTGTTGAATCTTAATCTCTCAGACAACGAGATTAAGGATACCACGCCTCTCATTGGCCTGACTCTCCTGATTAGTTTGAATTTGAGTGAGAATTTAAATTTACTCGATGAAGCCGTTCAAAAACTGTCTTCACTGATTAACATACAAAATCTGATTTTAACTCAAAGCATGATTCAAAGCGTCAATTTTGCATCAAATATGACAAAGCTGATAAACTTAGATGCATCGAGATGTTTAGATTTAATAGATTTGCATGGAATTTCCTATTTGCCTGCCCTTGCAGTTTTAGATCTGAGTGACTCTAAACAAATAACTGACATTTCAGCTCTTTCTACCCTCCCAAATTTAGTTTATTTAGAATTAACACAGTGTCCATTTATTTCAAATATGGAAGTACTCGGCAAGATCACATCATTAACGGAGTTGATTATTATACAATGTGGAGAGACGAATATCTCATACCTGAACACCTTAAGTAATTTGGAAAACTTGAATTTTAAAGATAACTTTGTTTCAGACATTTCATTTGTGTCAAATTTACATAAACTTAATTACATTAGCTTTACTAATAATAAAGTTTCTGATCTTACTCCACTGAAACAACTGACCCTACTGGAGACATTTATTGCTCCCGAAAATCTGATCACGACCTTGTCTCCCATCCTGGATTTGCCGCTATTAACACTTTGCACAATCTCTAACAACTACCTTACTGATTTTGGTGAGATTGCATATTTGATCAGTAAATCCGTCTCTCTTCATTTCGAAGGCAATTTTTTTGTTAGCCAGGTTGATCAGTATGCATTTAATCATTTCCCTGAAATTACTTTCCCCTCAGGTAAATCGCAAGATAATATATTTGAAATATACCTCTGCACAGGGTTAGATACATATACATCAAGCTATTTTTCCGGACATAGTGGCTTTGAATATTTTACCGTACAATCAACAGACTCCAATATTTTTGTTGCGACCGGACAGGCAATTTTCTCAGATGATAAAATCTTGTACATGAATACTGAAATGACAGGTATTAGTCCTGGCGAAGCCGCCTTGCAAATTCTGTACACCACGCCGAACCAAACGCCGGTAAAACTGCCGTTTGCCTCAGGAGACTATGAGTTCAAAGTGACCATATCCTAA
- a CDS encoding phage holin family protein, translated as MLLPWREQFVHKYHAWLLIILFGAWGGVVKHIIDVKAGKTKSKILNIIAQVIISAFAGTLSGLFFDDLGSSFHIALGVAGISGAMGIDAIHFYWRRFTGTKDG; from the coding sequence GTGCTCTTGCCCTGGAGAGAACAATTTGTACATAAGTACCATGCATGGCTTTTGATTATTCTATTTGGTGCATGGGGAGGCGTCGTAAAACATATTATTGACGTAAAGGCAGGAAAAACCAAAAGTAAAATTTTAAATATCATTGCCCAGGTAATAATTTCAGCCTTTGCTGGCACATTGTCTGGATTGTTTTTTGATGACCTTGGTTCTTCTTTTCATATCGCCTTAGGCGTTGCAGGCATATCCGGCGCAATGGGTATAGACGCCATTCATTTTTACTGGAGGAGATTCACAGGAACGAAAGATGGATGA
- a CDS encoding YoaK family small membrane protein, which yields MNLKFIPPIIVLIGAVGFMVWFFASGAAMPGG from the coding sequence ATGAACCTTAAATTTATTCCCCCAATTATCGTGCTAATCGGTGCGGTTGGATTCATGGTGTGGTTCTTTGCTAGTGGCGCTGCAATGCCAGGTGGGTGA
- the cas6f gene encoding type I-F CRISPR-associated endoribonuclease Cas6/Csy4, whose protein sequence is MESYQEIRVLPDPEFGTELLMAALFAKLHRALGQYAAGKIGISFPHYGHKPGDIIRLHSRADTLTAFSQTLWLKGLNDHVDVSEIRDVPSGAQHCCFSRVQVKSSAERLRRRSVKKGWMSEEEAPERIPDSKSQVTTLPFIQVKSLSTGEAFRLFIRRGALQPVSVKGEFGAYGLSAVATVPWF, encoded by the coding sequence ATGGAGAGTTATCAGGAAATCCGCGTTCTGCCCGATCCGGAATTTGGCACAGAGTTGCTGATGGCTGCACTGTTTGCCAAATTACACCGCGCGCTGGGGCAATATGCAGCCGGGAAAATTGGCATCAGTTTTCCGCATTACGGCCACAAACCCGGTGACATCATCCGCCTGCACAGTCGTGCTGATACGCTGACAGCGTTCAGTCAGACCCTGTGGCTGAAGGGGCTGAATGATCATGTTGATGTCAGCGAAATCCGCGATGTCCCGTCCGGTGCGCAACACTGCTGCTTCAGCCGCGTGCAGGTAAAAAGCAGTGCTGAAAGGCTGCGTCGGCGGTCAGTTAAAAAAGGCTGGATGAGTGAAGAGGAAGCCCCTGAACGCATACCCGACAGCAAATCACAGGTCACGACACTGCCATTTATTCAGGTAAAAAGCCTGTCGACCGGCGAAGCATTCAGACTGTTTATCCGGCGTGGGGCATTGCAGCCTGTGTCTGTCAAAGGGGAATTTGGGGCATACGGGTTAAGTGCGGTGGCGACCGTGCCGTGGTTTTAA
- the csy2 gene encoding type I-F CRISPR-associated protein Csy2 translates to MSYLIVLPHIQVENANAISGLTYGFPAITHFLGFTHALSRQVEQSHGLKFTGCGVVCHQQQIQAYQASERGDHYFALTRIPLTREAKTAPFNEEGRMHMTVTLFIECEGSVAHGDAGAREFEHHLQSLCISRRLAGGTVTSMKPARMLALPQNGDELKNITRREMYRALPGFALVDRSELLAQHFAERLAQDPQVEMIDVWLDFASITYRAEPHDDGSAEWEYQPKPAKGYLVPLMVGFTPISPLYAPGEVAKTRDTATPFRFVEAAYGVGEWRSPHRVTDIHQLIWRYPVSTENYLCSHAKPLQEADLTEQDHSDF, encoded by the coding sequence ATGAGTTATCTGATTGTTCTGCCTCATATTCAGGTCGAAAACGCCAACGCGATTTCCGGCCTGACCTACGGTTTCCCGGCCATCACGCATTTTCTCGGATTTACCCATGCGCTTTCGCGGCAGGTTGAGCAAAGCCACGGGCTGAAATTCACCGGTTGCGGTGTTGTGTGTCATCAGCAGCAGATTCAGGCGTATCAGGCCAGTGAACGCGGTGACCATTATTTTGCGCTGACGCGTATTCCGCTGACCAGAGAAGCGAAAACAGCGCCTTTCAATGAAGAAGGGCGGATGCACATGACTGTCACGTTGTTTATTGAGTGTGAAGGCAGCGTTGCGCATGGCGATGCGGGGGCGAGAGAATTCGAACACCATCTGCAATCGCTGTGTATCAGCCGCCGTCTGGCTGGCGGCACGGTGACATCAATGAAACCGGCGCGGATGTTGGCGCTGCCGCAAAACGGGGATGAACTGAAAAACATCACCCGCCGCGAAATGTACCGTGCATTGCCGGGGTTCGCGCTGGTCGACCGTTCTGAATTGCTGGCGCAGCATTTTGCCGAACGGCTGGCGCAGGATCCGCAGGTGGAAATGATCGACGTCTGGCTGGATTTCGCCAGTATCACTTATCGTGCCGAACCGCACGATGATGGCTCTGCGGAATGGGAATACCAGCCGAAGCCCGCAAAAGGTTATCTGGTGCCGTTGATGGTGGGATTCACCCCGATTTCACCCCTGTATGCGCCGGGTGAGGTGGCAAAAACCCGTGATACGGCAACGCCGTTCCGTTTTGTCGAAGCCGCTTACGGCGTCGGAGAATGGCGCAGCCCGCACCGCGTAACCGACATTCATCAGCTCATCTGGCGTTACCCCGTAAGCACCGAAAACTACCTCTGCAGCCATGCTAAACCGCTGCAGGAAGCCGATTTAACTGAACAAGATCACTCTGATTTCTAA
- the csy1 gene encoding type I-F CRISPR-associated protein Csy1, translated as METHGLQQLITRYIHDRGQLKLEAFSKTADKQLSAARAEEKAGLEQQLFEQRRELEKKYDVRTWLTDAAARAGQISLVTHAVKYFHGDAKGSSVFSTVKSDTAYLTTATLPSPAIDAVGNSAALDVAKLLQTEHEGDSLLASLKRGDFSALTALAENDAQAQQWISGFMQALSDKSLSTHQLAKQLYFPVSDKGDYHLLSPLYSSSLAQALYQRISHSRYSDESVAARKARREGHWHPEAVQYFPDLAVQNMGGTKPQNISYLNSARGGKNHLLRCAPPQWQQSLKPPVSHKTFLTAVSPKITRVVSELRRYLHSISARDNNMEIRQQRAEYVDELIGMIFSYAAEIQSLTDLQGWSQQEDCILKAAHQLWLDPLRQRTDPDFKRQREGGEWISEIAEDFAHWLNTRLNKDEKLNMGAVEFREWSVLMRRRLQEFDAAQQENWQ; from the coding sequence ATGGAAACACATGGATTACAACAGCTTATAACCCGCTATATTCATGACCGCGGTCAGCTCAAGCTGGAAGCGTTCAGTAAAACCGCCGACAAGCAGCTTTCCGCTGCCCGCGCGGAAGAGAAAGCCGGGCTTGAGCAGCAGCTTTTTGAACAACGCCGTGAGCTGGAAAAGAAGTATGACGTCCGCACCTGGCTGACCGATGCGGCTGCGCGTGCGGGACAAATCAGCCTGGTGACGCACGCAGTGAAATACTTTCATGGCGATGCTAAAGGGAGCAGCGTATTCAGCACGGTGAAAAGTGATACGGCGTATCTGACAACGGCAACATTACCTTCGCCTGCGATTGATGCCGTCGGCAACTCCGCGGCGCTGGATGTCGCAAAACTCCTGCAAACCGAACACGAAGGTGATTCCCTGCTCGCCAGCCTCAAACGCGGTGATTTCTCGGCGCTGACGGCGTTAGCGGAAAATGATGCGCAGGCACAGCAATGGATCAGCGGTTTTATGCAGGCATTGTCTGATAAAAGCCTGTCGACGCATCAGCTCGCTAAACAGCTGTATTTCCCGGTTTCTGATAAAGGCGATTACCATCTGCTCAGTCCGCTGTATTCCTCTTCGCTGGCGCAGGCTTTGTATCAGCGCATCAGCCATTCCCGTTACAGTGATGAATCCGTCGCCGCCCGTAAAGCACGCCGCGAAGGGCACTGGCATCCTGAAGCCGTTCAGTATTTTCCTGATCTCGCGGTACAAAATATGGGGGGCACCAAGCCGCAAAATATCTCCTATCTGAACAGTGCGCGTGGCGGTAAAAATCACCTCCTGCGTTGTGCACCGCCGCAGTGGCAGCAATCCCTTAAGCCGCCTGTCTCGCATAAAACTTTTCTGACGGCGGTTTCTCCCAAAATCACGCGTGTCGTCTCTGAACTCCGTCGTTATCTGCACAGTATTTCTGCCCGCGACAACAACATGGAAATCCGCCAGCAACGTGCTGAATACGTTGATGAACTGATCGGCATGATCTTCAGCTACGCCGCTGAAATTCAGTCACTGACAGACCTTCAGGGCTGGAGCCAACAAGAAGACTGCATCCTGAAAGCGGCGCACCAGCTCTGGCTCGACCCGTTGCGTCAGCGCACCGATCCTGATTTTAAACGCCAGCGCGAAGGCGGCGAGTGGATCAGTGAGATTGCTGAGGATTTCGCCCACTGGCTGAATACCCGACTGAATAAGGACGAAAAACTGAATATGGGCGCGGTCGAATTCCGCGAATGGTCGGTGTTAATGCGCAGGCGTTTGCAGGAATTTGATGCGGCCCAGCAGGAGAACTGGCAATGA
- the csy3 gene encoding type I-F CRISPR-associated protein Csy3, whose protein sequence is MTKTTVKTASVLAFERKLANSDAQMFAGNWQDDKDARKWQPIEIQEKAVRGTISNRMKNAASTDPTKLDAEIQKPNLQRVDVAALPFDADTLKLRFTLRVLGNLSSPSVCNDQDYQAALKAVIDGYRTEHGFGTLAARYAENLANGRFLWRNRIGAEGIVVHVSHSTQRWEFEADGFNLRRFSQPSGDLAELATVIEKGLSGEGSVLLTVEAFVRLGAGQEVFPSQELVLDSSRDSKKSKILYQAGGIAALHSQKIGNALRTIDDWYPDAVTEELGPIAVEPYGSVTSKGKAYRQPKQKMDFYTLLDNWVTKDKKPDTEQQHYVIATLIRGGVFGEKGE, encoded by the coding sequence ATGACCAAAACCACCGTAAAAACCGCGTCTGTCCTGGCCTTTGAACGCAAACTGGCAAACTCGGATGCACAGATGTTTGCCGGTAACTGGCAAGACGATAAAGATGCGCGGAAATGGCAGCCGATCGAAATTCAGGAAAAAGCCGTGCGTGGCACTATTTCTAACCGTATGAAAAATGCCGCTTCCACCGATCCGACAAAACTGGATGCTGAGATCCAGAAACCCAACCTTCAGCGTGTTGATGTCGCGGCACTGCCGTTTGATGCGGATACCCTGAAACTGCGTTTTACCCTGCGCGTACTGGGCAATCTTTCTTCCCCTTCAGTGTGTAACGATCAGGATTATCAGGCTGCCCTTAAGGCCGTGATTGACGGTTATCGTACTGAACATGGCTTTGGCACGCTGGCGGCGCGTTATGCAGAAAACCTCGCAAACGGGCGTTTCCTCTGGCGTAACCGCATCGGCGCGGAGGGCATTGTTGTTCATGTTTCGCACAGTACTCAGCGCTGGGAATTTGAAGCGGACGGATTCAACCTGCGCCGGTTCAGCCAGCCATCCGGTGACCTTGCTGAACTGGCGACCGTGATTGAGAAAGGGCTGAGCGGGGAGGGTTCCGTGCTGCTGACCGTCGAAGCCTTTGTCCGTCTGGGCGCAGGCCAGGAAGTATTCCCTTCTCAGGAGCTGGTTCTGGACTCCAGTCGCGACAGTAAAAAAAGTAAAATTCTTTATCAGGCGGGCGGTATCGCGGCCTTGCATTCGCAGAAAATCGGCAATGCGCTGCGCACGATTGATGACTGGTATCCGGATGCCGTGACGGAAGAACTTGGTCCGATTGCCGTCGAACCTTACGGGTCTGTGACCAGCAAGGGTAAGGCCTATCGTCAGCCAAAACAGAAAATGGATTTCTACACGCTGCTGGATAACTGGGTGACGAAAGACAAAAAGCCAGACACTGAGCAACAGCATTACGTTATAGCCACGTTGATCCGCGGCGGTGTATTCGGCGAGAAAGGCGAATAA
- a CDS encoding helix-turn-helix domain-containing protein, with protein MQKADLPLMSSSRHPAAPNRRLVLLAYECLCTFEFGIAVEAFGRADELTGEPLYALSVASVEEGTFGAQGGVRLLVDGGLELLEDAGTIVIPGWRSIHEPASDRLIAALQKAHHNGTRIVSICAGSFVLAAAGLLDGKRATAHWNSTDVLAQKFPKVQVEHGMIYVDEGSIITSAGGAAGVDLCLHLIRRDYGIEVANRTARRMVTPPLREGNQAQLIQQPVPRHQAKTLAPLLDDLRSHLNTPLVIGQLAKQAGMSRRTFLRRFHDATGTTPGEWMLSVRLEKACALLENGTLSIDRVAEQAGFGSPETLRHHFRQRLGMSPTMWRKGVVERDLMG; from the coding sequence ATGCAAAAAGCTGATCTGCCGCTGATGTCTTCCTCCCGCCATCCCGCTGCGCCAAACCGGCGACTGGTGCTGCTGGCTTATGAATGTCTTTGTACCTTCGAGTTTGGGATTGCCGTCGAAGCCTTTGGGCGCGCCGATGAACTGACGGGCGAACCGTTGTACGCGTTATCCGTCGCGTCGGTAGAAGAAGGGACTTTCGGCGCACAAGGCGGCGTGCGGCTGCTGGTGGATGGCGGGCTGGAACTGCTGGAAGATGCCGGTACGATTGTGATCCCCGGCTGGCGAAGCATCCATGAACCGGCATCTGACCGGCTGATAGCTGCGCTGCAAAAGGCCCATCACAACGGGACAAGAATTGTGTCGATCTGCGCGGGAAGTTTCGTGCTGGCCGCCGCAGGTTTACTGGACGGTAAGCGTGCGACGGCGCACTGGAACAGTACCGATGTCCTGGCGCAAAAATTCCCTAAAGTGCAGGTTGAGCACGGCATGATTTATGTCGATGAAGGCAGCATCATCACCTCTGCCGGGGGGGCGGCGGGCGTCGATTTGTGTCTGCACCTGATCCGTCGTGATTACGGTATTGAAGTCGCTAACCGCACGGCACGACGGATGGTGACACCGCCGCTGCGTGAAGGGAATCAGGCACAGTTGATCCAGCAACCGGTACCGCGGCATCAGGCAAAAACACTCGCCCCGCTGCTCGACGATTTACGCAGCCATCTCAACACGCCACTGGTGATTGGGCAGCTCGCCAAACAAGCCGGTATGAGCCGCCGCACCTTCCTGCGTCGTTTTCATGATGCTACCGGCACCACGCCGGGCGAATGGATGCTGAGCGTCAGGCTGGAAAAAGCCTGCGCCCTGCTGGAAAACGGTACCCTGAGTATTGACCGCGTCGCCGAACAGGCCGGGTTTGGGTCGCCGGAAACTTTGCGTCATCACTTCCGCCAGCGGCTGGGAATGTCGCCGACAATGTGGCGTAAAGGGGTTGTTGAACGGGATTTGATGGGATGA
- the cas3f gene encoding type I-F CRISPR-associated helicase Cas3f, with translation MNILLVSECNKKALTETRRIIDQFAERKGERTWQTAITLEGLNTLRQILKKTARRNTAVACHWIKSNNQTEMLWVVGNIRRFNDKGSVPTNTTQRDIIKSGSENTFHSMQTIGLLAAIAGLFHDFGKASQLFQNKLKGQGKSFEPFRHEWVSVRLFQAFVGQQTDEQWLTRLGLVSAEHEETIIQNLTRNNVSHSHNSPLEGLPPVARLVAWLIVSHHRLPVYPRRNDSYNNPPQLSDMKHWQDKQFAPCWNSTNMDAPWTAKEQRAVWQFPHGTPIQSATWRSKAQKFAARALQLPLFTSPHVMPEQRFTRHLARLVLMLSDHMYSSQGATTGWQDPAFPVMANTDRKSGKAKQHLDEHNIGVSQNAWLLARSLPYLRETLPAITRHKGFKKRAQQEKFRWQDKAFDLTCGLRENAGQHGFFGVNMASTGCGKTLANARIMYGLSDEKRGCRFSVALGLRTLTLQTGDALGEKLHLDKEDLAVLIGSQAVQQLHQLHHDTGAIKNTGSQSADELFAEHQYVRYEGAPDTGRLGQWLKGKDTLLKLISAPVLVTTIDHLMPACESLRGGHQIAPMLRLLTADLVLDEPDDFDMADLPALCRLVNWAGMLGSRVLLSSATLAPALVQALFSAYVAGRKDYQQACGQPGLPVNVCCAWFDEFHVSEGQHMTGKSFGMQHREFVAKRVPLLQQASPLRQASLVTVSPASTREHDVLNALSACVHQSLLELHNAHHKGKKLTIGIVRMANIDPLVAVAKRLMTMPSPADRQIHYCVYHSQFPLAMRAHIENRLDAVLTRHDEEAVWQVDEVRKAFAAHPDKQHIFVVLATSVAEIGRDHDYDWAIAEPSSMRSLIQLAGRVQRHRQSAPSIPNIHILRKNVKALKNVIPAYCKPGFESNANEFSSHDLHDLLRREEYEILNAIPRIQERDTPDPLMSLTDMEHGRLWPELLGRKPCGENYAARWWREDADWCGELQQRTPFRQSTPDQQYYLWLEEEGDEPRFRQPDEGVEGWKDSGGFKATEQEYAEGVSPWMEMNCEALYQNLADSFGWELDRVSKTFGEICLADDENKRWHWHEALGVFGALD, from the coding sequence ATGAATATATTACTGGTATCGGAATGTAATAAAAAAGCCCTGACCGAAACACGGCGTATCATTGATCAGTTTGCTGAACGCAAGGGAGAACGGACGTGGCAAACGGCAATTACGCTGGAAGGGCTGAATACTTTGCGTCAAATACTCAAAAAAACCGCCCGCAGAAATACCGCCGTGGCCTGTCATTGGATTAAATCCAATAATCAGACAGAAATGCTTTGGGTTGTCGGTAATATTCGCAGGTTTAATGATAAAGGTTCCGTGCCCACCAATACAACACAACGGGATATTATAAAATCGGGCAGCGAAAATACTTTTCATAGTATGCAAACCATCGGATTACTGGCCGCCATCGCCGGGCTGTTTCATGATTTTGGGAAAGCCAGTCAGCTGTTTCAGAACAAACTCAAAGGGCAGGGGAAAAGCTTTGAACCCTTCAGGCACGAGTGGGTTTCTGTCCGTTTATTTCAGGCATTTGTCGGCCAGCAGACGGATGAACAATGGCTGACCCGTTTGGGCCTCGTCAGTGCTGAACACGAAGAGACCATAATACAAAACCTGACCCGTAATAATGTCAGCCACAGCCATAACAGCCCGCTGGAAGGTCTGCCGCCGGTCGCGCGCCTTGTGGCCTGGCTGATTGTTTCGCATCACCGCCTGCCGGTTTATCCCCGTCGAAACGACAGCTACAACAATCCGCCGCAACTTTCCGATATGAAGCACTGGCAGGATAAGCAGTTCGCGCCGTGCTGGAACTCTACCAACATGGATGCGCCATGGACAGCCAAAGAACAACGTGCCGTCTGGCAGTTTCCGCACGGCACACCAATACAAAGTGCGACATGGCGCAGCAAAGCACAAAAATTTGCCGCACGGGCGCTACAACTGCCACTGTTTACCTCGCCTCATGTTATGCCTGAACAACGTTTTACCCGCCATCTCGCCCGCCTGGTGTTGATGCTGTCTGACCATATGTACTCTTCACAGGGCGCGACCACCGGCTGGCAGGATCCCGCGTTTCCCGTGATGGCGAATACCGACAGAAAGAGCGGAAAAGCCAAACAGCATCTTGATGAGCACAATATTGGTGTCAGCCAGAATGCGTGGCTGCTGGCGCGCAGCCTGCCTTATTTACGGGAAACATTACCGGCTATCACCAGGCATAAAGGCTTTAAAAAACGGGCGCAACAGGAGAAATTTCGCTGGCAGGATAAAGCGTTCGACTTAACCTGCGGGCTGCGGGAAAACGCCGGTCAGCACGGCTTTTTTGGCGTCAATATGGCCTCAACCGGTTGCGGGAAAACACTGGCGAATGCGCGGATTATGTACGGGCTGTCGGATGAAAAACGTGGCTGTCGTTTCTCGGTCGCGCTCGGCCTGCGCACCCTGACCTTACAGACCGGCGATGCGCTGGGCGAAAAACTGCATCTCGATAAAGAAGATCTGGCGGTGTTGATCGGTTCGCAGGCGGTGCAACAGTTGCATCAGCTTCATCACGATACCGGTGCCATAAAGAATACCGGCAGCCAGTCTGCGGATGAACTCTTTGCTGAACATCAGTATGTGCGCTACGAAGGCGCGCCCGATACGGGCCGGTTGGGGCAGTGGCTGAAAGGGAAAGACACGCTCCTTAAACTCATCAGCGCGCCGGTTCTGGTGACGACGATCGACCATCTTATGCCAGCCTGCGAAAGTCTGCGCGGCGGCCATCAGATTGCGCCGATGCTCAGGCTGCTGACCGCTGATCTGGTTCTCGACGAACCTGATGATTTTGACATGGCCGATTTGCCTGCGCTGTGCCGGCTGGTGAACTGGGCGGGAATGCTGGGGTCGCGGGTTTTGCTGTCATCGGCCACGCTGGCACCGGCGCTGGTACAGGCGTTATTCAGCGCGTATGTCGCGGGAAGAAAAGATTATCAGCAAGCCTGCGGCCAGCCCGGTTTGCCGGTGAATGTGTGCTGCGCGTGGTTTGATGAATTCCACGTATCGGAAGGTCAGCATATGACCGGGAAATCATTCGGCATGCAGCATCGCGAATTTGTGGCAAAACGGGTGCCTTTATTGCAACAGGCCAGCCCGCTGCGTCAGGCATCGCTGGTCACGGTGTCACCGGCAAGTACCCGCGAGCATGACGTATTAAATGCGCTGTCAGCATGTGTTCATCAGTCGTTACTTGAATTGCACAATGCGCATCATAAAGGCAAAAAGCTGACCATCGGTATTGTCCGCATGGCAAATATTGATCCGCTGGTGGCAGTGGCAAAACGGCTTATGACCATGCCGTCTCCGGCAGACAGGCAAATACATTATTGCGTCTATCACAGCCAGTTTCCGCTGGCGATGCGGGCACATATCGAAAACCGGCTGGATGCTGTACTGACGCGCCATGACGAAGAGGCGGTCTGGCAGGTGGATGAAGTCCGCAAGGCTTTCGCTGCGCATCCGGACAAACAGCATATCTTTGTGGTCCTCGCCACCTCCGTTGCTGAGATTGGCCGTGATCATGATTACGACTGGGCTATTGCTGAACCCAGTTCAATGCGATCGCTTATTCAGCTTGCCGGACGTGTTCAGCGTCACCGGCAGTCAGCCCCGTCAATACCTAATATTCATATCCTGCGTAAAAACGTTAAGGCGCTGAAAAATGTGATACCTGCGTATTGCAAACCGGGTTTTGAAAGCAACGCGAATGAGTTTTCCAGTCATGATTTGCACGATTTACTGCGCCGGGAAGAATACGAAATTCTCAACGCGATCCCCCGTATTCAGGAGCGTGACACACCGGATCCCCTGATGAGCCTGACCGATATGGAGCACGGGCGTTTATGGCCAGAATTACTGGGCCGAAAGCCATGCGGGGAAAACTATGCCGCGCGCTGGTGGCGCGAAGATGCAGACTGGTGCGGTGAATTGCAACAGCGGACGCCTTTCAGGCAATCGACACCCGATCAGCAATATTATCTGTGGCTGGAGGAGGAGGGCGACGAGCCGCGTTTCCGTCAGCCTGATGAGGGAGTCGAAGGCTGGAAAGACAGCGGCGGGTTTAAGGCGACTGAACAGGAATATGCCGAAGGCGTCAGCCCGTGGATGGAGATGAATTGTGAAGCCCTCTATCAGAATCTGGCAGACAGTTTCGGCTGGGAACTCGACCGCGTCAGTAAAACGTTTGGGGAAATCTGCTTAGCCGATGATGAAAACAAAAGATGGCACTGGCATGAGGCGTTAGGGGTATTTGGTGCACTCGATTAA